One window from the genome of Podospora pseudocomata strain CBS 415.72m chromosome 1 map unlocalized CBS415.72m_1.2, whole genome shotgun sequence encodes:
- a CDS encoding uncharacterized protein (COG:V; EggNog:ENOG503P15I) — protein MPLVGRGCKRDTSDDDKSKGPTVWYHNGSLVGFFSSVRILDKTGAIIVILVNSVPENDAADWVGQLLLEAWLDDCSEKNDYVSLAEQSAAAYDDMWARWPDLDVLNVFHFGTDDKGHIETLRWENDPDVPGGETFVKKSSETLHHKVRTGL, from the coding sequence ATGCCACTGGTTGGACGCGGATGTAAGAGGGACACGAGTGACGACGATAAATCGAAGGGACCTACGGTTTGGTATCATAACGGCAGCCTCGTTGGCTTTTTCAGCTCGGTTCGTATCCTTGACAAGACTGGCGCCATCATCGTTATACTTGTCAACTCCGTACCCGAAAACGATGCAGCCGACTGGGTGGGTCAACTTCTCTTGGAAGCTTGGCTGGACGACTGTAGCGAGAAGAACGACTACGTTTCCCTGGCCGAGCAGAGCGCCGCCGCCTACGATGACATGTGGGCTCGATGGCCAGACCTTGATGTGCTAAATGTCTTTCATTTTGGCACAGATGACAAGGGTCATATCGAGACTCTCCGGTGGGAGAATGACCCTGATGTGCCGGGCGGTGAAACATTTGTGAAGAAATCCAGTGAGACCCTTCATCATAAGGTGCGCACGGGGCTCTAA
- a CDS encoding uncharacterized protein (EggNog:ENOG503NVHH), with translation MLESSIPGHLRCTRTQAARLPNPDFQPPYPSYSVRFPKDTSQLVVAIIGAQYKTVADADGAATSTLSSFLTSSTHAPSFFEWASVTDNRDHYNISALAYWPSKTAYETWTEKSGFQAWWQALKPEECQHGWFLEIFFPTVHRLETLFNTKDTPEGYAHMKVAMSNEIQEHAYWGSMRDRLPVSQTDALVGTPATSQDFNTVQLAGTSPRRIKVAGKKNLAVIRSGQDWLDTTPVERELYLETMHPVLIEGMNFLRDHGDEVGCYSCRFMEVINPETKAADRDRTFGLAYFDNLASLEHWCKEHPTHLAIFGGFHQYAKKLGHNVTLRVFHEVLVLEPEQQFFEYIACHDGTGMSGTVSRS, from the coding sequence ATGCTTGAATCTTCGATACCCGGGCACCTCCGGTGCACTCGCACACAAGCAGCACGATTGCCAAATCCCGACTTTCAGCCCCCTTATCCCTCATATAGCGTGCGATTTCCCAAAGACACTTCACAATTGGTTGTGGCCATTATCGGTGCACAGTACAAGACAGTGGCAGACGCCGATGGGGCAGCCACATCAACACTGTCTTCATTCTTAACATCCTCAACCCACGCCCCATCATTCTTCGAATGGGCCTCTGTGACCGACAACAGAGATCACTACAACATTTCAGCCCTTGCCTATTGGCCAAGCAAAACCGCCTATGAAACCTGGACCGAGAAGTCAGGATTTCAAGCATGGTGGCAGGCCCTCAAACCAGAAGAGTGTCAGCACGGCTGGTTCCTTGAGATCTTCTTCCCAACAGTTCACCGTCTCGAGACGCTTTTTAATACCAAAGATACCCCCGAGGGCTACGCACACATGAAAGTCGCCATGAGTAATGAGATACAGGAGCACGCTTACTGGGGCAGCATGCGTGACCGCCTTCCTGTCTCTCAGACCGACGCTCTTGTAGGCACGCCAGCCACATCCCAGGACTTCAATACCGTCCAACTGGCTGGAACGAGCCCTCGTCGAATCAAAGTTGCGGGTAAGAAGAACCTCGCCGTCATCCGCTCCGGACAGGACTGGCTTGACACGACCCCGGTAGAGCGAGAACTGTACCTCGAAACCATGCATCCAGTGCTCATTGAAGGGATGAACTTTCTTCGAGACCatggggatgaggttggttgCTATAGTTGTCGTTTCATGGAGGTCATCAACCCTGAGACCAAAGCGGCTGACAGAGATCGGACTTTTGGGCTGGCATACTTTGACAACCTTGCCTCTCTGGAACATTGGTGCAAAGAGCACCCAACCCACCTGGCGATCTTTGGCGGTTTCCATCAGTATGCGAAGAAGTTGGGGCACAACGTAACCCTCCGCGTGTTTCATGAAGTTCTGGTTCTCGAGCCTGAACAGCAGTTCTTTGAGTATATCGCCTGTCATGACGGGACTGGAATGTCGGGGACGGTGTCACGTTCTTGA
- a CDS encoding uncharacterized protein (EggNog:ENOG503NX89; COG:S), whose protein sequence is MSYHNNNNNNQGSNVQGEAASYYAAAAQQTQQHYQGSNQQHGDQQERGFLGAVGGGIAGGFGGNKIGGKTGHSKLSTVLGAVAGAVAGHKLQDGVEDWKDKKDEEKEKKKKEEEDRIRREEEEKRKREEDEKRRKEDEDRRRRDDEDRKRRDEEDRRRREEEDRRRASQPQQQQQHHHSNQPRDHGVSHGGNFSGSAKDIRLDAHGEFMLHCECRRLDGSYQPTSISLNKIIENSNGNFRWTSGGANINSCGNKPSSVTVQPGDTLRDIAQRHGTNWQELAKINCLQNPDLIHPGQVIKLPGGGSQGGQAGGNFGSSARNVRLEDCGKRLVAELRRGDGCWVSSSLNLDERIGNANGTLQFK, encoded by the coding sequence ATGAgctaccacaacaacaacaacaacaaccagggCAGCAATGTCCAGGGCGAAGCTGCCTCTTACTacgccgctgctgcccaaCAGACCCAACAGCACTACCAAGGCAGCAACCAACAGCATGGCGATCAACAGGAGCGTGGCTTCCTCGGcgccgttggtggtggtatcgcCGGTGGTTTCGGTGGTAACAAGATTGGCGGCAAGACCGGCCACAGCAAGCTGAGCACCGTCCTCggcgctgttgctggtgcAGTTGCCGGTCACAAGCTGCAGGACGGTGTTGAGGACtggaaggacaagaaggacgaagagaaggagaagaagaagaaggaggaagaggacagGATCCGccgcgaggaggaggagaagaggaagagagaggaggacgagaagagacggaaggaggatgaagacagaaggaggagagatgACGAGGACCGCAAGCGcagggacgaggaggacagacgcagaagagaagaggaggaccgGAGACGCGCTTCTCagccacagcaacagcagcaacaccatcacagcAACCAGCCTCGCGATCACGGTGTTAGCCATGGCGGCAACTTCAGCGGTTCCGCCAAGGATATCCGCTTGGACGCCCACGGCGAGTTCATGCTGCACTGCGAGTGCCGCCGTCTTGATGGCTCCTACCAGCCCACCAGCATCAGCCTGAACAAGATCATCGAGAACAGCAACGGCAACTTCCGCTGGACTTCTGGTggcgccaacatcaacagctgCGGCAACAAGCCCAGCAGCGTGACTGTTCAGCCCGGCGACACCCTCCGCGACATTGCCCAGCGTCACGGTACCAACTGGCaagagctggccaagatcaactGCCTCCAGAATCCCGATTTGATCCACCCCGGTCAAGTGATCAAGCTTCCTGGAGGTGGTAGCCAGGGCGGCCAGGCTGGCGGCAACTTTGGTTCTTCGGCGAGAAATGTGCGCCTTGAGGACTGCGGCAAGAGACTGGTTGCCGAGCTTCGCAGAggtgatggctgctgggtCAGCAGCTCCCTCAATCTGGATGAGCGGATAGGAAACGCCAACGGTACTCTACAGTTCAAGtag
- a CDS encoding uncharacterized protein (EggNog:ENOG503NU8M; COG:E), whose product MATSLRVAVIQAEPIYLDLTATIQKSCRLIAEAATGGAKLVAFPECWAPGYPAWIWARPVDAELHTRYIYNALPVESQAMDLIKATAKEHSIAVVIGFAERSPTNSVYISQAIISPQGHVLVHRRKIKPTHMERTIFGDGSGNDLSNVAEIDFGPDHGKVKVGCLACWEHTQPLLKYHTISQGETIHVAMWPPVIPMPGVGYPGLWSMTAEGVQNLSQTYAIESTAYVLHSTAVCNQESINLLRTQQGIVCSEPGGGHSCVIGPDGRRLTEPIDDGADTAEGIVYADLDLTKCVTTRGFLDIVGHYSRPDLLWLGVDKRQKDPVVPGGSGQ is encoded by the exons ATGGCCACATCACTTCGAGTCGCGGTCATCCAGGCGGAGCCCATCTACCTCGACCTCACTGCCACGATTCAGAAATCATGTCGTCTTATTGCTGAGGCTGCAACCGGTGGCGCTAAACTTGTCGCCTTTCCGGAGTGTTGGGCTCCCGGCTACCCTGCGTGGATTTG GGCACGACCAGTCGATGCTGAACTACACACACGATACATCTACAATGCCCTTCCAGTCGAATCACAAGCTATGGACCTCATCAAAGCAACCGCCAAGGAACATTCCATCGCCGTGGTAATTGGCTTTGCCGAACGAAGCCCAACCAACAGCGTCTACATCTCTcaagccatcatctcccctcAGGGACACGTCCTCGTGCACCGGCGAAAGATCAAGCCAACTCACATGGAGCGTACCATCTTTGGCGATGGATCTGGCAATGACCTTAGCAATGTCGCGGAGATTGACTTTGGCCCTGACCatggcaaggtcaaggttggATGTCTCGCTTGCTGGGAGCACACGCAACCACTACTCAAGTACCACACCATCTCTCAGGGCGAAACTATCCATGTTGCTATGTGGCCGCCTGTAATCCCGATGCCAGGTGTTGGATATCCTGGCTTATGGAGCATGACAGCCGAGGGTGTCCAGAATCTATCCCAGACGTATGCCATTGAGAGTACCGCCTATGTATTACACAGCACCGCCGTCTGCAATCAAGAGAGCATTAACCTGCTTCGGACCCAGCAGGGGATTGTTTGTTCGGagcctggtggtggacatAGTTGTGTCATTGGGCCTGACGGCAGACGGTTGACGGAGCCAATTGATGATGGAGCTGATACGGCTGAAGGGATTGTGTATGCTGATTTGGACTTGACAAAGTGCGTCACAACTCGGGGTTTCTTGGATATTGTTGGGCACTATAGTCGGCCTGACTTGCTTTGGCTTGGTGTGGACAAACGACAAAAGGATCCAGTTGTTCCAGGAGGTTCAGGTCAGtag
- a CDS encoding uncharacterized protein (EggNog:ENOG503PHJ1), which produces MAPSHSEVSNRPKNENDHLETGQQIAHGSAGDQNLSPKVARADKQAPAPEHEHGAGIPGMNASGGSSQGLSTGPNAGQGKGPLKP; this is translated from the exons aTGGCTCCCTCCCACAGCGAAGTATCCAACCGTCCCAAGAACGAGaacgaccacctcgagacaGGTCAGCAAATTGCCCACGGCTCCGCCGGCGACCAGAAT CTCTCCCCGAAGGTCGCCCGTGCAGATAAGCAGGCTCCTGCACCTGAACACGAGCATGGGGCCGGAATTCCAGGTATGAATGCCAGTGGAGGCTCCAGTCAGGGGCTGTCGACGGGGCCGAATGCTGGTCAAGGGAAGGGACCGCTGAAGCCTTGA